One genomic window of Saccopteryx bilineata isolate mSacBil1 chromosome 4, mSacBil1_pri_phased_curated, whole genome shotgun sequence includes the following:
- the ARF6 gene encoding ADP-ribosylation factor 6 gives MGKVLSKIFGNKEMRILMLGLDAAGKTTILYKLKLGQSVTTIPTVGFNVETVTYKNVKFNVWDVGGQDKIRPLWRHYYTGTQGLIFVVDCADRDRIDEARQELHRIINDREMRDAIILIFANKQDLPDAMKPHEIQEKLGLTRIRDRNWYVQPSCATTGDGLYEGLTWLTSNYKS, from the coding sequence ATGGGGAAGGTGCTATCCAAAATCTTCGGGAACAAGGAAATGCGGATCCTCATGTTGGGCCTGGACGCGGCCGGCAAGACAACGATCCTGTACAAGTTGAAGCTGGGCCAGTCAGTGACCACCATCCCCACCGTGGGGTTCAACGTGGAGACGGTGACTTACAAAAACGTCAAGTTCAACGTGTGGGATGTGGGCGGTCAGGACAAGATCCGGCCGCTCTGGCGGCATTACTACACCGGGACCCAGGGTCTGATCTTCGTGGTGGACTGCGCCGACCGCGACCGCATCGACGAGGCCCGCCAGGAGCTGCACCGCATTATCAATGACCGGGAGATGAGGGACGCCATAATCCTCATCTTCGCCAACAAGCAGGACCTGCCTGATGCCATGAAGCCCCACGAGATCCAGGAGAAACTGGGCCTGACCCGGATTCGGGACAGGAACTGGTATGTGCAGCcctcctgtgccaccacaggggaCGGACTCTACGAGGGGCTCACATGGTTAACCTCTAACTACAAATCCTAA